One segment of Fuscovulum ytuae DNA contains the following:
- a CDS encoding DNA translocase FtsK, giving the protein MASYQARQRDPLLDQNMQAMLERRGRELLGLVLVAVALAFVAMLWTYSPDDPGWMVATDEPAKNALGRFGAALASTLIIIGGKGAWSIPLILMVWGGRFLTHRGADRVLGRIVFAVIAVAMCSVYAATLVPGQGWPHSFGLGGLFGDTVLGALIGIVPGSAGFSLKLVSLLLGIGVLAMLLFVTGFDRAELRQIGRFLMVGTVIAYSQAMAVAGRGAQGTARAALAMQERRRMAHANRAEASVRRSAAWEAEAAPTNARGVVRRPLSEPPASPAQGAAEWGRPVQLRAEPRYAAPLAEAPHYAPPKEKLGLLARVPGLMRRLSDPEPELVEPTQPDYDGGIRPDEDRIRARISDAIKSRIRNPGGPVNVVQAAVQRREPALRRGPQPLIADLTPAPRPLPVEPPLTPTMTVPVAPIVPPLGVTQRQTLDMPQDHSLPELEEAWEDGDNMFHADGWMPEAEDYVDEDDIPTPARPLTADRRPVVQHVAKKPAAPSRQAMAEAQPRLRFEEMQPEYELPPLSLLAAPSTVQRHTLSDEALEENARMLENVLDDYGVKGEIVSVRPGPVVTMYELEPAPGLKASRVIGLADDIARSMSALSARVSTVPGRTVIGIELPNAHREKVVLREILSARDFGDSNMRLPLALGKDIGGEPLVANLAKMPHLLIAGTTGSGKSVAINTMILSLLYKLTPEECRLIMIDPKMLELSVYDGIPHLLSPVVTDPKKAVVALKWVVGEMEERYRKMSKMGVRNIEGYNGRVREALAKGELFKRTIQTGFDEDTGEPVFETEEFAPVALPYIVVIVDEMADLMMVAGKEIEACIQRLAQMARASGIHLIMATQRPSVDVITGTIKANFPTRISFQVTSKIDSRTILGEQGAEQLLGMGDMLYMAGGAKITRIHGPFVSDEEVEEIVNHLKSFGPPQYMSGVVEGPEDDKADDIDLVLGLGGGGAEGSDEALYDQAVAIVARDRKCSTSYIQRKLGIGYNKAARLVEQMEEEGVVTRANHVGKREILIPEA; this is encoded by the coding sequence ATGGCATCCTATCAGGCACGGCAGCGGGATCCCCTTCTGGATCAGAACATGCAGGCGATGCTGGAACGTCGCGGACGCGAGCTTTTGGGGCTTGTCCTTGTGGCGGTCGCACTGGCCTTTGTCGCGATGCTCTGGACCTATTCGCCTGACGATCCGGGTTGGATGGTCGCTACGGATGAGCCTGCCAAGAATGCACTTGGCCGTTTCGGGGCGGCGCTGGCCTCAACCCTAATCATCATCGGGGGAAAGGGCGCATGGTCCATCCCCCTCATTCTGATGGTTTGGGGTGGGCGCTTCCTGACGCATCGTGGCGCCGACCGAGTCTTGGGCCGGATCGTCTTTGCCGTGATCGCAGTCGCCATGTGTTCGGTCTATGCAGCGACGTTGGTCCCGGGACAGGGTTGGCCACATTCCTTCGGGTTGGGCGGGCTGTTCGGAGATACTGTTCTTGGTGCGTTGATTGGGATCGTGCCGGGCAGCGCGGGCTTTAGCCTGAAACTAGTATCGCTTTTGCTGGGTATCGGCGTGCTGGCGATGCTGCTTTTCGTGACGGGTTTTGATCGCGCTGAATTACGACAGATTGGGCGGTTCTTGATGGTTGGCACCGTCATCGCCTATTCGCAGGCAATGGCAGTGGCGGGACGGGGCGCGCAAGGGACTGCGCGCGCAGCGCTTGCCATGCAAGAACGTCGCCGCATGGCACATGCCAATCGAGCAGAGGCATCTGTGCGCCGCTCTGCGGCGTGGGAGGCTGAAGCGGCACCAACCAATGCACGAGGCGTAGTGCGCCGCCCCCTGAGCGAACCACCGGCCTCACCTGCGCAAGGTGCGGCGGAATGGGGCCGTCCGGTGCAATTGCGGGCAGAACCGCGCTATGCAGCCCCCCTTGCGGAGGCGCCGCATTACGCGCCACCTAAGGAAAAGCTGGGCCTACTTGCCCGCGTGCCGGGATTGATGCGCCGCCTGTCCGACCCAGAGCCGGAACTGGTAGAACCGACGCAGCCCGACTATGACGGAGGGATCCGACCGGATGAAGACCGCATCCGCGCACGCATCTCGGACGCGATAAAGTCGCGTATCCGCAATCCGGGCGGACCTGTGAATGTCGTTCAAGCGGCGGTGCAGCGGCGGGAGCCGGCATTACGGCGGGGGCCGCAACCCTTGATCGCCGATCTGACACCTGCGCCGCGCCCCCTGCCGGTGGAGCCGCCGTTGACGCCGACCATGACTGTTCCCGTGGCGCCGATAGTCCCTCCGTTGGGTGTAACGCAGCGCCAAACGCTTGATATGCCGCAAGATCATTCCCTTCCCGAGTTGGAAGAGGCTTGGGAGGATGGCGACAACATGTTCCACGCCGATGGCTGGATGCCTGAGGCAGAGGATTACGTCGACGAGGATGATATCCCCACCCCTGCCCGTCCCCTGACGGCGGATCGTCGCCCGGTGGTTCAGCATGTGGCGAAGAAACCCGCAGCCCCGTCGCGGCAGGCGATGGCCGAGGCGCAGCCGCGCCTGCGCTTCGAAGAAATGCAGCCGGAATATGAACTTCCGCCGCTTTCCCTTTTGGCCGCGCCTTCAACGGTGCAGCGCCACACGCTTTCGGACGAGGCATTGGAAGAAAACGCCCGGATGCTGGAAAACGTGCTCGACGACTATGGTGTGAAGGGTGAGATCGTAAGCGTACGCCCCGGCCCGGTTGTCACGATGTATGAACTGGAACCTGCGCCGGGCCTGAAAGCCAGCCGCGTGATCGGGCTGGCCGATGACATTGCGCGGTCGATGTCGGCCCTATCGGCGCGGGTGTCGACGGTGCCGGGGCGGACAGTGATCGGGATCGAACTGCCGAACGCGCATCGGGAGAAGGTCGTGCTGCGGGAAATCCTTTCTGCACGGGACTTTGGCGATAGCAACATGCGGCTGCCACTTGCTTTGGGCAAGGATATCGGCGGTGAACCCTTGGTCGCGAACCTTGCCAAGATGCCCCACCTTCTTATCGCGGGGACCACGGGTTCGGGTAAATCGGTTGCGATCAACACCATGATCCTGTCGCTTCTTTATAAGCTGACGCCCGAAGAATGTCGGCTGATCATGATCGACCCAAAGATGCTTGAACTGTCGGTCTATGACGGGATTCCGCATCTTCTTTCGCCTGTGGTGACAGACCCCAAGAAAGCCGTCGTCGCCTTGAAATGGGTGGTGGGCGAGATGGAAGAGCGTTACCGCAAAATGTCCAAGATGGGCGTGCGGAACATCGAAGGCTATAACGGCCGGGTGCGCGAGGCGCTGGCCAAGGGTGAGCTTTTCAAGCGCACCATCCAGACTGGGTTTGACGAGGATACCGGCGAGCCGGTCTTCGAGACAGAAGAATTCGCCCCCGTCGCACTGCCCTATATCGTTGTCATTGTGGACGAGATGGCCGATCTGATGATGGTGGCGGGCAAAGAGATTGAGGCCTGTATTCAAAGACTTGCGCAGATGGCGCGGGCGTCGGGCATCCACCTGATCATGGCGACGCAGCGGCCTTCGGTGGATGTGATCACGGGGACGATCAAGGCCAACTTCCCGACCCGGATTTCTTTCCAGGTAACCAGCAAGATCGACAGCCGCACGATCCTTGGTGAACAGGGGGCCGAACAGCTTTTGGGCATGGGCGACATGCTTTACATGGCTGGCGGCGCAAAGATCACCCGTATCCACGGGCCCTTTGTCTCGGATGAGGAAGTCGAGGAAATCGTCAACCACCTCAAGAGCTTTGGGCCGCCGCAATACATGTCGGGCGTGGTCGAAGGGCCGGAAGATGATAAGGCCGACGACATCGATCTGGTGCTGGGCCTTGGCGGAGGCGGGGCCGAGGGCAGCGATGAAGCTCTTTACGATCAAGCCGTTGCCATCGTGGCGCGGGACCGGAAATGTTCCACGTCCTACATCCAGCGCAAGCTGGGGATCGGCTATAACAAGGCCGCGCGTCTGGTAGAGCAGATGGAGGAAGAAGGCGTCGTCACCCGCGCCAACCATGTGGGCAAGCGCGAGATTCTTATTCCGGAGGCATAG
- a CDS encoding lysine-2,3-aminomutase-like protein encodes MTEQRAINGLAEMVAAGLVSPAQAPSLTPVEEAFRIRMTGAMRGRVLGVGDAVARQFVPEAAEMIIREEELADPIGDEVYSPVKGLTHRYPDRVILHVTKTCEVYCRFCFRREAVGDEGTLPDTDLVAALDYIALHPAIREVILTGGDPLVLSARRIKGLMDRLSMIAHVDQVRIHTRIPVVAPEKVTEALVAALRGARVWVVVHTNHAQEIGEAAEAALARLAEAGIPLLSQSVLLRGINDSVAALEELFRKLMRLRVKPYYLHHCDLAKGTGHFRTTIAEGKALMAGLRGRISGTLIPTYVLDIPGGYGKVPLVRDHAEPLGDGLWRITDWQGGHHLYRDPER; translated from the coding sequence ATGACCGAACAGCGGGCAATCAATGGCTTGGCAGAGATGGTGGCAGCGGGACTCGTGTCGCCCGCGCAGGCACCTTCGCTGACCCCAGTGGAAGAGGCGTTCCGCATCCGCATGACCGGGGCGATGCGGGGGCGGGTTTTGGGGGTGGGGGATGCGGTGGCGCGGCAATTTGTGCCGGAGGCTGCCGAAATGATAATCCGGGAGGAGGAATTGGCTGATCCCATCGGGGATGAGGTCTATTCCCCGGTGAAGGGGCTGACGCATCGCTATCCGGATCGTGTCATCCTGCATGTAACCAAGACCTGTGAGGTTTATTGCCGGTTCTGTTTCCGGCGTGAGGCGGTGGGGGACGAGGGAACGTTGCCTGATACTGATCTTGTGGCAGCCCTTGATTACATCGCGCTTCATCCGGCGATCCGCGAGGTGATCCTGACGGGGGGCGATCCGCTGGTGCTTTCTGCAAGGCGCATCAAGGGGTTGATGGATCGGCTATCAATGATAGCGCATGTCGATCAGGTGCGGATTCACACGCGGATTCCGGTGGTTGCGCCGGAAAAGGTGACGGAGGCGCTGGTCGCGGCACTGCGGGGCGCGCGGGTCTGGGTGGTGGTTCACACGAACCATGCGCAGGAGATCGGAGAGGCCGCCGAGGCGGCCTTGGCGCGGTTGGCGGAGGCGGGTATTCCGCTGCTGTCGCAGTCGGTCCTGCTGCGCGGTATCAATGATAGCGTCGCGGCTTTGGAGGAATTGTTCCGCAAACTCATGCGGTTGCGGGTGAAGCCCTATTACCTGCACCATTGCGATCTGGCCAAAGGAACGGGGCATTTCCGCACCACGATTGCGGAAGGAAAAGCCTTGATGGCGGGGCTGCGCGGGCGGATCAGCGGGACGCTAATCCCGACCTATGTGCTTGATATTCCGGGTGGTTACGGAAAGGTGCCGCTGGTTCGAGACCATGCGGAACCATTGGGCGATGGGCTGTGGCGGATCACCGACTGGCAGGGCGGGCACCATCTTTACCGCGATCCTGAACGATAG